The DNA segment TGATATCGAACCTGACCCCAATCCGTTTCTGGGTTTTCGCGGCATCCGCTTCAGCTTCGGTCATGAGGATGTATTCCGCGAACAGCTGCGGGCAATGGTTCGAGCCGGCCATCGGCGTAAACTGGGGATCCTGTTCCCGATGATTTCCAGCCTGGATGAATTGTTAAAGGCTCGCGAGGTGCTCTCCGAGGTTCTGCAAGAGCTTGCTGATGAGGGGATTCAGCACAATCCCGCCCCGCGCGTCGGTGCCATGATCGAGGTGCCCTCGGCAGTTGATCTGGTGAGCGAACTGGCTGCATGCACAGATTTTCTTTCGATCGGTACCAACGATCTGGTCATGTATCTGCTGGCTGCCGATCGCACCAACGAACGGGTACAGGACATGCATAAAGCCCACCACCCGGCGGTACTGCGGGCGCTCAAGCGCATCGCCGATGGCGTTGGAAACCGCATATCCACGGTTTCCGTCTGTGGCGGTGCCGGTGCTGATCCCTGGATGATACCCTTTCTACTGGGAATCGGGATTCGCAAGTTCAGCGTGGAGCCTCGTCAGATTCCGGTGGTCAAAGACTTGATCAGCAAGATGACCATCCGTGAATCACGCCGCCTGGTATCGAAGCTGTTGTCCATGAAGACCGTGGCAGAGGTTGAGTCATACCTGGGAACCTCCTGAGCAGGCAGGGTTCACCCCGTGTACATTCCTGTCGTTTCCGGGCTATGGTGAGGGCATGACCCACATCAAGAGCTATGTCATTCGTCAGGCACGTATGAGCGACAGCCAGCGCCGCCATCTCGAGGAACATCTGCATAAGTATCGTCTTGATTACCGACCCGATGACCGCAGCCTCGGCGGAATATTGCCGTCCGCCTGCCCGGTCGTTGTCGAGATCGGTTTCGGGATGGGGGATGCGACAGCTGAACTCGCCCTGGCAGATCCCGAAACACTGTTTATCGGCATAGAGGTTCATCGACCGGGCATTGGCAAACTGGTTCGTGCAATCGAGGAATCAGATATTCACAACATCCGCATCATCCAGCACGATGCGGTCGAGGTACTGCGAGATATGGTTCCCCCGGACAGTCTGGATGGCATCCATGTGTTTTTTCCGGACCCCTGGCAAAAAAAGCGACATCATAAGCGTCGTCTGCTGCAGGCTGGCTTCGTTCATGAAGCAGCAGCAAGACTGAAGCCGGGCGGGTATCTCTATGCAGTTACCGACTGGGAAGACTACGCCGAGCAGATACTGCAGGTCTGCAGTCATGAACCCCTGCTGGAAAACCAGGCGGACGGCTTCCATCCACCGCTCTCCTGGCGACCGAACACCGCCTTCGAACGTAAAGGGCTGGAAAAGGATCACCGCATCCGCGAGGTATTCTTTCGCAAAAAGCGCCCCTGAATCCTCAAGGGCGCTGACACAGAATCCGCTGCGATCCGGGCTGTGATATTTTAATCCTGGGTGGTGTTTCCGGCGGCCATCACCTCATCAGCCTGACGCCCCGTAAGATGGTCGTAGTGACTGAATGAAAGCTCGAATGCACCGGTGCCGGATGTGATCGAACGCAGATCTACCGAGTAGCGCAGCAACTCGGCCTGCGGCACCTTGGCATCGACCTCTACGATGTTGCCGCCAAGGCTTTCCTGTCCCTGTACCCGACCTCGTTTCGAGCTCAGATCCGACAGCACGTCGCCCAGATATTGTTCATCGATAAATACCCGCAGGTCCATTATCGGTTCCAGCAGAATACTGCCGGCTTTTTGCATAGCCTCGCGCAATGCGCCACGCGCAGCGATCTTGAACGCCATCTCCGAGGAGTCGACCGGATGCTCTTTGCCGTCCACGACCTTGGCCTCGATATCTACCACCGGGTATCCAGCCAGAATGCCGCTTTCCATTCCCTCGATAATCCCTTTCTCTACACCGGGCAGGTATCCCTTGGAGATTGAACCCCCATGAATGGCATTGACAAAACTGAACTGCTCACCACGCGGCAGGGGAGCGATCTCCAGTACTACCCGTGCAAACTGTCCATGTCCACCGGTTTGCTTCTTGTGAGAGTATTCTGCGGCAGCCTGTTTGGTGATTGTTTCACGATAGGCCACCTTCGGGGTGGCGGTGGTGTAGGCAATCTTGTTCTTTTTGAGGGCTCTTTCAAATATGATATTGAAATGCAGCTCTCCCATGCCCTTGATAACGGTTTCCTTGGTCTCGGGATTGAACTCGATCGTGAATGTCTTGTCTTCCTCGGCAGCACGATGCAGGAGTTGTGACAGCTTGTCCATATCCCCCTTGTTCTCGGCGGTAAGTGCAGCGGTGTAGGTGGGCTGTGGCAGCTGCAGCGGCACAAAGTGGATAACCTTTGCCGGATCACAGAACGCATCATTGGTATGCGC comes from the Spirochaeta africana DSM 8902 genome and includes:
- the trmB gene encoding tRNA (guanosine(46)-N7)-methyltransferase TrmB gives rise to the protein MTHIKSYVIRQARMSDSQRRHLEEHLHKYRLDYRPDDRSLGGILPSACPVVVEIGFGMGDATAELALADPETLFIGIEVHRPGIGKLVRAIEESDIHNIRIIQHDAVEVLRDMVPPDSLDGIHVFFPDPWQKKRHHKRRLLQAGFVHEAAARLKPGGYLYAVTDWEDYAEQILQVCSHEPLLENQADGFHPPLSWRPNTAFERKGLEKDHRIREVFFRKKRP